From Lolium perenne isolate Kyuss_39 chromosome 5, Kyuss_2.0, whole genome shotgun sequence, a single genomic window includes:
- the LOC127324190 gene encoding thaumatin-like protein 1b, whose translation MAARSLLTFLLFLSSLFPAALSTTFTLTNSCAYTVWPGLLSSAGTPTLDTTGFALAPGESRAVEAPSAWSGRLWARTGCGYDSNGRFSCGTCDCGSGAMECSGGGAAPPCSLAEFTLAGSGGNDFYDVSLVDGYNIAMAVLPQLADGAAAADGAGCAATGCSADLNGPCPADLRVSGPDGAGIACKSACEAFGKPEDCCSGDFGTPAACRPSASSMFFKNACPRAYSYAYDDATSTFTCASGTASYLLVFCPTTTAIASLKSTVSGTSSSPALPAVNNTVSNLGRSRDSGSGWPYAPSSSHASMSSAPSPIALAVVTAFTWDFITRRHWLPPS comes from the exons ATGGCGGCTCGCTCTCTCCTCACCTTCCTTCTCTTCCTCAGCTCGCTCTTCCCAGCTGCATTGTCGACGACGTTCACGCTGACCAACTCCTGCGCGTACACGGTGTGGCCGGGGCTGCTGTCGAGCGCGGGCACACCAACACTGGACACCACGGGCTTCGCGCTGGCGCCGGGGGAGTCCCGCGCCGTGGAGGCGCCCTCCGCGTGGTCGGGCCGCCTGTGGGCGCGCACCGGCTGCGGGTACGACTCCAACGGCCGTTTCTCCTGCGGCACCTGCGACTGCGGCTCGGGCGCCATGGAGtgctccggcggcggcgcggccccgcCCTGCTCCCTCGCGGAGTTCACACTCGCCGGCTCCGGCGGCAACGACTTCTACGACGTGAGCCTCGTGGACGGCTACAACATCGCGATGGCCGTGCTCCCGCAGCTCGccgacggcgccgccgccgctgacGGGGCGGGGTGCGCGGCCACGGGGTGCAGCGCGGACCTGAACGGGCCGTGCCCGGCGGACCTGAGGGTTTCCGGCCCCGACGGCGCCGGCATCGCCTGCAAGAGCGCGTGCGAGGCGTTCGGGAAGCCCGAGGACTGCTGCAGCGGGGACTTCGGGACCCCCGCGGCGTGCCGGCCGTCGGCGTCCTCCATGTTCTTCAAGAACGCGTGTCCGCGCGCATACAGCTACGCCTACGACGACGCCACGTCCACCTTCACCTGCGCCTCCGGCACCGCCAGCTACCTCCTCGTCTTCtgccccaccaccaccgccatcGCCAG CCTCAAGTCGACGGTGAGCGGCACGAGCTCGTCGCCGGCGCTGCCTGCCGTCAACAACACGGTCTCCAACCTCGGCCGCAGCCGCGACAGCGGCAGCGGGTGGCCGTATGCGCCGAGCTCCAGCCACGCCTCGATGTCCTCAGCGCCGAGCCCAATCGCTCTCGCCGTGGTCACCGCCTTCACGTGGGACTTCATCACCCGTCGCCACTGGCTGCCGCCGTCCTAG